A part of Oryctolagus cuniculus chromosome 4, mOryCun1.1, whole genome shotgun sequence genomic DNA contains:
- the KRTAP26-1 gene encoding keratin-associated protein 26-1, protein MSCQNYSRNCSSGSPGNSCHIPASSSVAGCSTNVSCGDVFCLPSSCQDRAWLTDKSQETYIEPTSCQPTNCVPSNCATSWRSSTIYYVPRPSLGTSFIPASSCVSSSCLPVSCKPPSYVSSSCRPQNTLINTCQPIGSVLSAYRPLTSLSSSCRPQSLLTYGCQPVGYLACGPQAVHIVSSSPRPLPPPSSGCQPVTHVYGTCHPSCSVQGGQ, encoded by the coding sequence ATGTCTTGCCAGAACTACTCTCGCAACTGCAGCTCAGGCTCCCCCGGAAATTCCTGCCacatccctgcctcctcctccgtTGCCGGCTGCTCTACAAATGTGAGCTGTGGAGATGTCTTCTGCTTACCCAGCAGCTGTCAAGATCGTGCCTGGCTCACGGACAAAAGCCAAGAGACCTACATTGAACCAACCAGCTGCCAGCCAACCAACTGTGTGCCCAGCAACTGCGCAACCTCCTGGAGATCTTCCACTATTTACTATGTGCCCAGACCCAGCCTAGGAACCAGTTTTATTCCTGCTTCTTCCTgtgtctccagctcctgcctcccagtaTCCTGTAAACCTCCGAGCTATGTGTCCAGCAGTTGCCGTCCGCAGAACACCCTGATCAATACTTGCCAACCTATAGGTAGCGTGCTCAGTGCCTACCGCCCTTTGACCTCTCTGTCCAGCAGCTGCCGACCCCAGAGCCTCCTCACTTATGGATGCCAACCCGTAGGTTACTTGGCCTGTGGTCCTCAAGCAGTTCATATCGTCTCCAGCAGCCCAAGACCTCTGCCGCCTCCATCCAGCGGCTGCCAACCTGTGACCCACGTGTATGGCACATGTCATCCATCTTGCTCTGTCCAGGGAGGCCAGTAG